A genome region from Primulina eburnea isolate SZY01 chromosome 9, ASM2296580v1, whole genome shotgun sequence includes the following:
- the LOC140841079 gene encoding putative pentatricopeptide repeat-containing protein At5g37570, with translation MLLGNPSSAVLPLLKACKTIKDLNQVHSHIIRRGYDQDHFLITLFISLCTSIMPTNLSYPTSLFVCVSDPNIYLWNTMMKAQCESISLNDCFLFFRRMRRGLNVAPDEYTFSSLIKGCVRNSGLREGRVVHGVVLRCGSEGDVFVGSSLIDFYGKCGEIECARKLFDGMRIKNEVSWTAMMTGYLNFGDLGAARRVFDKMPKRNEVAWNSMIKWLVKFGDLNNARKLFDMMPFKNEVSFTTLIDGYAKAGDMAAARALFDKLPEKDLVSWSALISGYVQNGKPGAAMNVFGEILSAGVKPDEFIMVSLMSACSQLGSLELAKWIESYMSNGSFDFKRPHVAAALVDMNAKCGSMERATYLFEEMPRHDLISLCSMIQGLTTHGSGAQAVQLFDRMLDEGIRPDAVAFTVILTACSRAGLVDDGCRYFDLMIREYSINPSPDHYACMVGILGKSGKLKAAYELVRSMPVESHAGAWGALLGACRLHCDIDLGQDVARRLFEFEPQSAGNYVLLSHIYAEAGRWLDIFHLRDKMRDKGVQKVPGYSYLEPVTPV, from the coding sequence ATGCTCCTGGGAAACCCATCGTCAGCTGTGTTACCCCTTCTGAAAGCGTGCAAGACGATCAAAGATCTCAACCAGGTTCATTCCCACATCATCCGTAGAGGTTACGATCAAGatcatttcttaatcaccttGTTCATTTCTCTCTGCACCAGCATAATGCCCACCAATCTCTCTTATCCCACCAGCCTTTTCGTCTGCGTTTCCGATCCAAATATTTACCTCTGGAACACCATGATGAAAGCGCAGTGTGAGAGTATTTCCCTTAATGATTGTTTTTTGTTCTTTAGAAGGATGAGAAGGGGTTTAAATGTGGCTCCGGATGAATATACATTTTCTTCTTTGATTAAGGGATGTGTTAGAAATTCGGGTCTCAGGGAGGGGAGGGTTGTTCACGGGGTGGTGTTGAGGTGTGGAAGTGAAGGCGATGTGTTTGTTGGGTCCAGCTTGATCGATTTTTATGGAAAATGTGGGGAGATTGAATGTGCTCGTAAGTTGTTTGATGGAATGCGTATAAAAAACGAGGTTTCTTGGACTGCTATGATGACAGGTTATTTGAATTTTGGGGACCTGGGAGCTGCAAGAcgtgtgtttgataaaatgccgaAGCGGAATGAGGTGGCTTGGAACTCGATGATTAAGTGGTTGGTTAAGTTTGGTGATTTAAATAATGCAAGAAAACTTTTCGACATGATGCCTTTCAAGAATGAGGTTTCATTTACAACTTTAATTGATGGATATGCCAAAGCGGGTGATATGGCAGCTGCAAGGGCGTTGTTCGATAAGTTGCCTGAGAAGGATTTGGTTTCATGGTCTGCTTTGATCTCAGGGTATGTACAGAATGGAAAGCCTGGTGCGGCCatgaatgtttttggtgaaatttTGTCTGCTGGTGTGAAACCTGATGAATTTATAATGGTGAGCTTAATGTCTGCTTGTTCCCAATTGGGGTCCTTGGAGCTAGCAAAATGGATTGAATCATATATGAGCAATGGTTCCTTTGACTTTAAAAGACCTCATGTTGCTGCAGCTCTTGTTGATATGAATGCAAAATGTGGGAGTATGGAGAGAGCAACTTATTTGTTCGAGGAGATGCCTAGACATGACCTGATTTCTCTTTGTTCCATGATACAGGGATTGACCACTCACGGTAGTGGTGCTCAAGCAGTGCAACTGTTCGACAGGATGTTGGATGAAGGCATAAGACCTGATGCCGTGGCCTTCACCGTTATCTTGACAGCTTGCAGTCGTGCTGGCCTTGTTGATGATGGATGCCGTTACTTTGACCTGATGATTCGAGAATATTCTATTAATCCATCTCCCGATCATTATGCGTGTATGGTCGGCATTCTTGGAAAATCAGGAAAGCTCAAGGCTGCTTACGAGCTCGTACGGTCAATGCCGGTTGAGTCTCATGCTGGTGCGTGGGGTGCTCTTCTTGGGGCTTGCAGGCTGCATTGTGATATTGATTTAGGTCAGGACGTAGCCCGTAGACTTTTTGAGTTTGAGCCTCAGAGTGCTGGTAACTACGTGCTTTTGTCCCACATTTATGCAGAAGCTGGTAGATGGTTGGATATATTTCATTTGAGAGACAAAATGAGAGACAAAGGAGTTCAAAAAGTTCCCGGTTACAGTTATTTAGAGCCAGTTACCCCAGTTTGA